CTTTGTTTCCTGGCAAAATCGTAGTCGTTGACAAGCCTGAAGATACAGAAGCGGCTGTTAATGACCTACTTAGCCATTATATACTGGGTGTGGATACAGAAACGCGCCCATCATTCAAGCGTGGTCAGGCTTACCATGTTTCGTTGTTGCAGGTGAGTACACATGATACTTGTTATCTCTTCCGCCTGCATCATACGGGCATTACTCCTGCCATCATTCGCTTGCTCGAAGATACCACCGTGCCAAAAGTAGGACTTTCCTGGCACGATGACTTGCTGCAGCTCCATAAGCGAGCTGCTTTTAAGGCTGGCTACTTTATCGAGTTGCAGGATGTTGCAAAGAACTTTGGTATCGCAGACATGAGTCTGCAGAAACTGTATGCTAACCTGTTTCACCAGAAAATCAGCAAGGCGCAACGGTTGAGCAATTGGGAGGCTAGCGATTTGAAGGAATCGCAGGCTCTCTATGCAGCAACAGATGCCTGGTGCTGCATTAATCTGTATGAGGAATTCAAGCGTTTGTCTGCCACAGGCGATTACGAGCTCGATGAACTCAGGGTATGATATAAGTGGTAAGGAATAGAAATTGATAATCGTAAGAAACTTCATATATAAAATATGTATAAAAGCGTATATTTAAAGAAAGGTAAGGAAGAATCGCTCAAGCGTTTTCATCCATGGATCTTCTCGGGTGCTATCCAGGCAATGGATGAGGGCATAGAGGAGGGCGACATTGTGAGAGTGTTTACCCGTAGTGGTGAATTCATTGCTATAGGTCATTATCAGATCGGTTCTATCGCTGTACGTGTTCTTTCTTTTAGAGATATTGAGATTGATGAGGAGTACTGGTGTGCCAGATTGGATTCGGCATATAAAATGAGACTCGCTTTGGGTATTGCCGGTAATTCATCCAATACTACTTATCGCTTGGTTCATGGTGAGGGGGATAACTTGCCGGGACTTGTTATCGACTGTTATGGGCCTACTGCTGTCATGCAGGCTCACAGTGTGGGTATGCATGTTTGCCGCATGGAGATAGCCAAAGCCTTGAAGAAGGTGATGGGCGAAGCACTGGAGAATATCTACTATAAGAGTGAGACAACCTTACCGTATAAGGCTGACCTCAGACAGGAAAATGGCTTTATACTGGGAGGTGATGCTGACGATGTTGCTGTAGAGAATGGACTGAAATTCCATATCGACTGGTTGCGT
This Segatella copri DSM 18205 DNA region includes the following protein-coding sequences:
- a CDS encoding class I SAM-dependent rRNA methyltransferase; the protein is MYKSVYLKKGKEESLKRFHPWIFSGAIQAMDEGIEEGDIVRVFTRSGEFIAIGHYQIGSIAVRVLSFRDIEIDEEYWCARLDSAYKMRLALGIAGNSSNTTYRLVHGEGDNLPGLVIDCYGPTAVMQAHSVGMHVCRMEIAKALKKVMGEALENIYYKSETTLPYKADLRQENGFILGGDADDVAVENGLKFHIDWLRGQKTGFFVDQRENRSLLEHYAKGKSVLNMFCYTGGFSVYAMRGGAKAVHSVDSSAKAIELTNENIVLNFPGDARHEAICEDAFKYLDEHDQQYDLIVLDPPAFAKHRAALRNALKGYTRLNVKGLQRIKKGGILFTFSCSQVVTKDQFRNAVFTAAAQAGRKVRILHQLHQPADHPINIYHPEGEYLKGLVLYVE
- a CDS encoding 3'-5' exonuclease, producing the protein MKIIFTSFDKAAITNLPRALFPGKIVVVDKPEDTEAAVNDLLSHYILGVDTETRPSFKRGQAYHVSLLQVSTHDTCYLFRLHHTGITPAIIRLLEDTTVPKVGLSWHDDLLQLHKRAAFKAGYFIELQDVAKNFGIADMSLQKLYANLFHQKISKAQRLSNWEASDLKESQALYAATDAWCCINLYEEFKRLSATGDYELDELRV